The proteins below come from a single Oncorhynchus gorbuscha isolate QuinsamMale2020 ecotype Even-year linkage group LG12, OgorEven_v1.0, whole genome shotgun sequence genomic window:
- the LOC123990384 gene encoding zinc-binding protein A33-like, translating into MMTTSIPVPKLLMDILEELGENDLKRFQWYMIQNKFESCPSIPSSQLQNAKKEEMVDMLVRTYGENMAVDVTLDILRRMKNNNLAAQLTEACKERIKISPSVAPSEKMASRLSLPEEDLSCPVCGEIFKRPLILSCSHSFCKECLEKTWKKTTSRGCPLCRSISSMELPNLALKNLCESFLQKTEKRTHTSLDEVSFQTGLKPLEEKLKDYKKIQQICAQTTKHIKSQARNTERQIEEEFEKLYQFLRQEEKARIAAVGEEEQQKIQMMKKIEEMTRGTLSLSDTIRDIEELRTEDISLVQNYKAMICTLPNPKLLSGALINVAKHLGNLQFRVWEKMQGIVKQTPVILDPNTAAPWLSLSDDLTSVSQKWKQQPMNLERFENYQIVLGSEGFSSGKHSWEVEVGDHPLWDMGVAEESIERKKNLTVSPECGIWAIWLRNSKYIAGVGGILPLQRRPQRIKVQLDYDSGEVSFYDSKYMTHIYTYKDITFKERMYPYCMVGPSSNATNPNIKICQSEVSLTMLSQ; encoded by the exons ATGATGACAACATCTATTCCTGTCCCTAAGCTGCTGATGGACATTCTGGAAGAGCTGGGTGAAAATGACCTGAAAAGATTTCAGTGGTACATGATTCAGAACAAGTTTGAAAGctgtccctccatcccatcaaGTCAACTGCAGAATGCAAAGAAGGAGGAAATGGTGGATATGCTGGTGCGGACCTATGGAGAGAATATGGCTGTAGATGTCACACTGGATATCCTACGTAGAATGAAAAACAATAATCTTGCTGCCCAGTTAACTGAAG CTTGTAAGGAGCGTATAAAGATCTCTCCGTCAGTGGCACCATCTGAGAAAATGGCTTCCAGATTGTCTCTCCCAGAGGAGGatctctcttgtcctgtgtgtggtGAAATCTTCAAGCGTCCTCTCATCCTGTCCTGTAGCCACAGCTTCTGTAAAGAGTGTCTGGAGAAGACCTGGAAAAAGACCACATCTCGGGGCTGTCCACTTTGCAGGAGCATATCTTCGATGGAATTACCTAACCTGGCTTTGAAGAACTTGTGTGAGTCCTTCTTACAGAAGACTGAAAAGAGAACTCATACGAGTCTG GATGAAGTCTCATTCCAGACTGGCCTAAAGCCCCTTGAGGAGAAGCTGAAGGACTATAAGAAAATTCAACAAATCTGTGCTCAAACAACTAAACACATTAAG AGCCAGGCCCGGAACACAGAGAGGCAGATTGAGGAGGAGTTTGAGAAGCTTTACCAGTTTCTACGACAGGAAGAGAAGGCCAGGATAGCCGCAGTgggggaggaagagcagcagaAGATTCAGATGATGAAGAAGATTGAAGAGATGACCAGGGGTACATTATCACTTTCAGACACAATCAGAGATATAGAGGAACTGCGAACTGAAGACATCTCATTGGTGCAG AACTACAAGGCCATGATA TGCACACTGCCCAATCCAAAGCTGCTCTCAGGAGCACTGATAAATGTAGCCAAACACctgggcaacctgcagttcagaGTCTGGGAGAAGATGCAGGGAATCGTCAAACAAA CTCCCGTGATTCTGGACCCCAACACTGCCGCCCCTTGGCTTTCTCTGTCTGACGATCTGACCAGTGTGAGTCAAAAATGGAAGCAGCAACCTATGAACCTAGAACGGTTTGAGAATTATCAAATTGTACTGGGCTCTGAAGGGTTCAGCTCAGGAAAGCACAgctgggaggtggaggtgggggaccATCCTCTCTGGGATATGGGTGTGGCCGAAGAGTCCATCGAGAGGAAGAAAAATCTGACCGTGTCACCAGAATGTGGAATCTGGGCTATTTGGTTGAGGAACAGCAAGTACATAGCAGGAGTAGGTGGGATCCTCCCTCTGCAGAGGAGACCCCAGAGGATCAAAGTGCAGCTGGACTATGACAGTGGGGAGGTATCTTTCTACGACTCCAAATATATGACTCACATCTACACTTACAAAGACATTACATTTAAAGAGAGGATGTACCCATACTGTATGGTTGGACCCAGTAGTAATGCCACCAACCCTAATATAAAGATCTGCCAATCAGAGGTGTCTCTGACAATGTTATCTCAGtga